From the genome of Triticum aestivum cultivar Chinese Spring chromosome 3B, IWGSC CS RefSeq v2.1, whole genome shotgun sequence, one region includes:
- the LOC123066742 gene encoding uncharacterized protein, translating to MAEMAKGAVDSLLGTIGAAIGERAALMGSVRRDMRFIKGEMESMNGFLLDVDDPAEQSNQVQAWMRQVRDLAYDSQSCIDRYVQTVGAGHSSAGLLGSIGRAPQVLRTLPDRYRIAMQIKEIKSRAQEVGERRQRYGVQALATTARCGRGGAKVAEEDAAAAGRRRRVLADAENLLDADAREVVAWVTRGGRHDANHRASPLSKSAGKFVRALFSMTMFTNTADVESELATAAREVLGDGDPENIEDAAAILSKQGTEITDKEISAVIAAVKELLGFRRDPAKSSPAPGVGGPDEHKPGTSEKKQAFTDALESLKVANTPTDVALAEKLYSDQLKEWLRKLFDNELIEELVLGGWLHSAVKQAQENKYIEMAIERAPDALHSIVQAVKKVVGEGDGSAQEAPEKPGDTDHVQDKSPSNDSVSVQQKSVPTSKTVDDRSVMEEIKMAAQDVGKAAIEAIGDGKTAIESAIKTAASISDNSIIKPLAHSIENIESRVAWFQELVDHGGGRRDGGRPRLLAIVTPAADAHYPEEGGDRPATKLARSVYEMCKGDHHFDRVAWIDAKCNANKTQRLRCLLQQLQLQSLLVGEDVSTLSGQQLATEIRNQLQGKKFLIVMADPPGDEDEAPWADIASALPPWDSHSHCSGSTIIVTPMVQQPVQFHGWYLASWLFLLKASRYKVHFYSHLEATSKKANELLVGGHDSRELQSIVKRILQKCRRDKFSTTMFLHALYANPRRSEIEFLALLNQLQDVGSTARMAQEIVRFCHSDLSIHCKTYLHDLAMFQKNSSCKIRRGSSIRRWSAQNLISNRRQALDEAEHGLNALVNRGLVRLKDPSPAGKAKNCELPPQVLTFVETNTSSEDNIGNKDLLPELVPRLSIRNKLQLQQLSDGQQATHLSLCRRMLKCTTPADAEDSKDPSSVISFLNSLSAYSQLGLIMVLDLEGCPGLNMDNLKNICNKKFQLKYLSLRKTEVHELPKEISKLQGLETLDIRETYIKSFPEDVVLQKLMHLLAGHIRSDESLCTIHIPPAIGSMTNIQVLSHVEASHFADVNEFQDVGLLTQLRKFGVVIPCNNPEAMDSLLKEIGKLDECLTSLSVHIKQEEGAHVPAPAVDMNKTVISHPRSLESLNITGKISGLPTWIKKLHRLTKITLCRTFLLASQIGILGKLMNLRIVVLRPDSCVDRYLTFKGKEFTQLELLVIEVEGLQIIKISFDPPVAPKLEKIVWTSTSTTSKEDTSSDKPNMADMSGIDKLPSLRHIELSSFDMDRCSFNIRSINQQMCKNPNNPKLKPEELIPKDVVVVAAAAAAASLIPDPR from the coding sequence ATGGCTGAGATGGCCAAGGGCGCGGTGGACTCGTTGCTGGGCACCATAGGCGCGGCGATCGGCGAGAGGGCAGCGCTGATGGGAAGCGTCCGGCGCGACATGCGGTTCATCAAGGGCGAGATGGAGAGCATGAACGGCTTCCTGCTGGACGTGGACGACCCCGCGGAGCAGAGCAACCAGGTGCAGGCGTGGATGAGGCAGGTCCGGGACCTGGCCTACGACTCCCAGAGCTGCATCGACCGCTACGTGCAGACCGTCGGCGCCGGCCACTCCTCGGCGGGCCTCCTGGGCTCCATCGGCCGGGCGCCGCAGGTGTTGCGCACCCTGCCGGACCGCTACCGCATCGCCATGCAGATCAAGGAGATAAAGTCCAGGGCGCAGGAGGTCGGGGAGCGCCGGCAGCGGTACGGCGTCCAGGCGCTGGCGACGACGGCGCGTTGCGGTAGAGGTGGCGCCAAGGTGGcggaggaggacgcggcggcggcagggaggcgCCGCCGTGTCCTCGCCGATGCCGAGAACTTGCTGGACGCCGACGCGCGGGAGGTGGTGGCTTGGGTGACCAGAGGCGGGCGCCATGATGCTAACCATCGTGCATCGCCGCTCTCGAAATCTGCTGGCAAATTCGTCCGCGCCTTGTTCTCCATGACCATGTTCACCAACACGGCGGACGTGGAGTCGGAGCTGGCCACGGCGGCAAGGGAGGTGCTAGGCGACGGAGACCCCGAGAACATAGAGGACGCCGCCGCCATCCTGAGCAAGCAAGGGACAGAGATCACGGACAAGGAGATAAGCGCAGTGATCGCCGCCGTCAAGGAGCTACTGGGATTTCGCCGAGACCCAGCAAAGTCGTCACCAGCACCAGGTGTCGGCGGCCCTGACGAGCACAAGCCTGGGACAAGCGAGAAAAAACAAGCGTTCACTGACGCGCTAGAGAGTCTCAAGGTGGCAAATACCCCGACGGACGTGGCCCTGGCGGAGAAGCTGTACTCAGACCAGCTGAAAGAGTGGCTGAGAAAATTATTCGACAATGAACTTATTGAAGAACTGGTGCTGGGTGGCTGGTTGCACAGTGCTGTCAAGCAAGCACAGGAGAATAAGTATATTGAAATGGCCATAGAGCGGGCACCTGACGCCCTTCACTCTATCGTACAAGCGGTGAAGAAAGTCGTGGGCGAGGGCGATGGCTCGGCACAGGAGGCGCCGGAAAAGCCTGGTGACACCGACCATGTCCAAGACAAATCACCGAGCAATGACTCGGTGTCGGTGCAACAAAAATCCGTCCCCACTAGTAAGACTGTTGATGATAGGTCAGTAATGGAAGAAATTAAGATGGCAGCACAAGACGTCGGGAAGGCAGCAATAGAGGCTATCGGTGACGGGAAGACAGCAATAGAGTCAGCAATAAAGACTGCGGCATCAATATCCGACAACTCCATTATTAAACCCCTCGCTCACTCTATTGAAAACATTGAATCCCGGGTTGCCTGGTTCCAAGAACTGGTTGACCACGGCGGCGGGCGACGTGATGGAGGGCGGCCTAGGCTCCTCGCCATTGTAACACCAGCAGCTGATGCCCACTACCCAGAAGAAGGCGGTGACCGCCCGGCGACCAAGCTTGCTAGGAGTGTGTACGAGATGTGCAAGGGTGACCATCATTTCGACCGCGTGGCTTGGATCGACGCCAAGTGCAATGCAAACAAAACGCAGAGGCTCCGGTGCTTATTACAACAGTTGCAGCTGCAATCCTTGTTGGTCGGTGAAGATGTGAGCACATTGAGTGGTCAGCAACTGGCGACAGAGATCCGGAACCAACTGCAAGGTAAAAAGTTTTTGATTGTCATGGCTGATCCTCCTGGGGATGAGGATGAGGCACCATGGGCAGACATAGCATCTGCCCTACCACCATGGGATTCTCATTCTCATTGCAGTGGCAGCACAATCATAGTCACTCCAATGGTACAACAACCAGTTCAATTCCACGGGTGGTACCTAGCCAGTTGGCTCTTTTTGCTCAAGGCCTCTCGCTACAAGGTGCACTTCTATTCACACCTTGAAGCTACCAGCAAGAAAGCCAATGAGTTGTTGGTGGGCGGCCACGACAGTCGAGAGCTACAGAGCATTGTCAAGAGAATACTGCAAAAGTGTCGCCGAGACAAGTTCTCCACCACCATGTTCCTCCATGCTCTGTATGCTAATCCTCGCAGAAGCGAGATTGAGTTCTTGGCACTGCTGAATCAACTACAAGATGTCGGCAGTACGGCGAGGATGGCTCAGGAAATCGTAAGGTTCTGCCACAGCGATCTGTCCATCCACTGCAAGACCTACTTGCACGACCTAGCCATGTTCCAGAAGAACTCTAGTTGCAAGATTAGGAGGGGTAGCTCAATAAGGCGATGGTCTGCTCAAAACCTCATCAGCAACAGAAGGCAAGCATTGGATGAAGCCGAGCATGGTCTCAATGCGCTGGTTAATCGAGGCCTTGTTCGTCTCAAAGATCCTAGTCCTGCAGGCAAAGCGAAGAATTGCGAGCTACCTCCTCAAGTTTTGACCTTTGTTGAAACGAATACATCCTCTGAGGACAATATTGGCAACAAAGATCTGCTACCTGAGTTGGTTCCCCGCCTTTCCATTCGCAATAAATTGCAACTGCAGCAACTCTCCGATGGGCAACAGGCCACACATTTGAGCTTGTGCCGAAGAATGCTCAAGTGTACCACTCCAGCAGACGCAGAAGATTCTAAAGATCCCTCGTCGGTAATATCATTTCTTAACTCGTTGTCTGCATATTCTCAACTAGGATTGATCATGGTTCTAGACCTGGAAGGCTGTCCTGGACTGAACATGGACAACCTCAAGAACATTTGCAACAAGAAGTTTCAGCTCAAGTATCTGAGTCTAAGGAAGACGGAAGTTCACGAGCTACCCAAGGAGATCAGCAAGCTCCAGGGGTTGGAGACACTTGACATCAGGGAAACCTATATAAAGTCATTCCCAGAAGATGTGGTTCTCCAGAAGCTAATGCATCTGCTTGCTGGTCATATAAGGTCTGACGAATCACTTTGCACTATTCATATTCCTCCTGCAATTGGGAGCATGACAAACATACAAGTACTGTCCCATGTTGAAGCTTCTCATTTTGCTGATGTGAATGAATTTCAAGATGTTGGCCTGCTGACGCAGTTGAGGAAATTTGGAGTAGTCATCCCTTGCAACAACCCTGAAGCTATGGACAGTTTGCTTAAAGAAATTGGGAAGCTAGATGAATGCCTAACCTCTCTGTCGGTTCATATTAAACAAGAAGAGGGCGCACATGTCCCTGCACCTGCAGTTGACATGAACAAAACGGTAATCTCACATCCTAGGTCTCTTGAAAGCCTTAACATCACTGGCAAGATATCAGGGCTGCCTACTTGGATCAAAAAGCTCCATCGACTCACCAAGATAACTCTGTGTCGTACATTCTTGCTTGCTAGTCAGATAGGCATCCTGGGTAAGCTTATGAACTTGCGCATTGTTGTGCTCAGGCCCGACTCGTGTGTTGACCGCTATCTTACTTTCAAGGGGAAAGAATTCACAcagcttgagcttcttgtcatcGAGGTTGAGGGGTTACAAATCATCAAGATCAGTTTTGATCCACCTGTAGCTCCCAAGCTTGAGAAGATTGTTTGGACTTCTACTTCCACCACCAGCAAGGAAGATACTTCATCTGATAAACCAAACATGGCAGATATGTCTGGGATTGACAAACTCCCAAGCCTGAGACACATAGAGTTGAGCAGCTTCGACATGGATAGATGCAGCTTCAACATTAGAAGCATCAACCAACAAATGTGCAAAAATCCAAACAATCCTAAACTTAAACCGGAGGAGCTAATCCCTAaagatgttgttgttgttgctgctgccgccgccgctgcaagcctcaTTCCTGATCCGCGGTAA